One genomic window of Thalassolituus hydrocarboniclasticus includes the following:
- the dnaA gene encoding chromosomal replication initiator protein DnaA produces MALTALWQDCLGHLQHELPAQQYNTWIRPLVANADSGQLVLSAPNRFVKDWVKDKYLQRIQEILSDLNGGLITRVELAVGEAQPMFRPLAVNRPESAPAPAQNENFGFAAPRAQAEFDYGSQQEVPSFNNTPSYGEAPVASAPAPAASRPKREVQVEGGIQHQSFLNPTFTFKTFVEGKSNQLAHAAARQVAENAGGSYNPLFIYGGVGLGKTHLMHAVGNYLQSKNPNAKVLYVHSERFVQDMVKALQLNAINEFKRFYRGLDALLIDDIQFFAGKERSQEEFFHTFNALLEGGQQMILTCDRYPKEINGLEERLKSRFGWGLTVAVEPPELETRVAILMKKAEQTGVHLPDDAAFFIAQKIRSNVRELEGALKRVVANAHFTGSEITLPFIKESLKDLLALQDKQVSVDNIQRIVSEYYKIKMSDLLSKRRTRSIARPRQVAMALSKELTNHSLPEIGDAFGGRDHTTVLHACRKIKELQETSADIREDYKNLLRSLTT; encoded by the coding sequence GTGGCACTGACAGCTCTGTGGCAAGATTGCCTGGGACACTTGCAGCACGAACTCCCCGCGCAGCAATACAACACATGGATCCGGCCGTTGGTGGCGAATGCCGACAGTGGACAGCTGGTACTGAGCGCGCCTAACCGTTTTGTAAAAGACTGGGTAAAGGACAAGTACCTGCAGCGCATTCAGGAAATCCTTTCCGACCTTAATGGTGGCCTGATTACCCGGGTGGAGCTGGCTGTGGGCGAAGCGCAGCCTATGTTCCGGCCGCTGGCAGTTAATCGTCCTGAATCAGCACCGGCCCCTGCCCAGAATGAAAATTTTGGTTTTGCCGCCCCACGGGCGCAGGCCGAGTTTGACTATGGCAGTCAGCAGGAAGTCCCTTCTTTTAATAACACTCCGTCTTATGGTGAGGCTCCGGTTGCTTCTGCACCTGCGCCGGCAGCCAGCCGTCCCAAGCGCGAAGTTCAGGTTGAAGGGGGCATCCAGCACCAGAGTTTCCTTAACCCGACCTTCACCTTTAAAACCTTTGTTGAAGGTAAATCGAACCAGCTGGCTCATGCTGCAGCCCGTCAGGTTGCCGAAAATGCCGGCGGCTCCTACAACCCCCTCTTTATTTATGGTGGTGTTGGTCTGGGTAAAACCCACCTTATGCATGCTGTGGGTAACTATCTGCAGAGCAAAAACCCGAATGCCAAGGTGTTGTATGTGCATTCTGAGCGTTTTGTGCAGGATATGGTGAAAGCACTGCAGCTGAACGCTATTAACGAATTCAAACGTTTTTACCGCGGCCTGGATGCACTGCTGATTGACGATATCCAGTTCTTCGCCGGTAAAGAGCGCTCTCAGGAAGAGTTCTTCCACACCTTTAACGCCTTACTTGAGGGCGGTCAGCAGATGATTCTGACCTGCGACCGTTATCCGAAAGAGATCAACGGTCTTGAAGAGCGCCTGAAAAGCCGCTTTGGCTGGGGCTTAACCGTAGCGGTTGAACCGCCGGAGCTGGAAACCCGTGTGGCTATTTTAATGAAGAAGGCAGAGCAGACCGGTGTACACCTGCCCGATGATGCCGCTTTCTTTATTGCCCAGAAGATCCGTTCCAACGTGCGCGAGCTGGAAGGTGCACTGAAACGCGTGGTGGCCAACGCCCACTTTACCGGCAGTGAAATCACCCTGCCGTTTATTAAAGAATCCCTGAAAGACCTGCTCGCGCTGCAGGATAAACAGGTCAGTGTCGATAATATTCAGCGAATTGTGTCTGAGTATTACAAAATCAAGATGTCTGATTTATTATCTAAGCGCCGCACCCGCTCCATCGCCCGCCCGCGCCAGGTGGCCATGGCGCTGAGCAAAGAACTGACTAACCACAGCCTGCCGGAAATCGGCGATGCCTTTGGTGGCCGTGATCACACAACAGTTCTGCATGCGTGCCGCAAAATTAAAGAATTACAGGAAACCAGCGCAGATATTCGCGAAGACTATAAGAATCTGCTGCGCTCGCTGACAACGTAA